Genomic window (Mya arenaria isolate MELC-2E11 chromosome 16, ASM2691426v1):
AATATAGTCACATTCCCGGAACCCAAACGTCCTACACACCACGTTAACATTCTTTGTTATATATGGTTCACCAGAGTGTAAATACATATCATAAGTATCGTGGCACAGTGCGCCCCATTCATCATTGTGACGGACTTCAAGACGCCCCACGATCTCGCCGTTGCGGTATTGATGCGCATTAGCCAGACGGATGTCTTTTGCGCATGggtaataataatcatcatttgttatttttatgttagaCCTTAAACATATCTTCAAAGAAGCAATTTCTTTCCCTAAATCGCTGGAAGTTAACTCAAATGAATTCCACAGTCTTTCATCTGCATCTTGTACTTCTTTTCTGATCGTTTGTAGCTCTAAAGATACATTAGTAACTTGAGTCGACATTTCCGAAAAATTAGTACGGATTAAATTGACAATGCTCTCTGCTTCAAGCATAGTCTCACTAACATTGTAATCAGTGATAGCGATGAATCTTTGGAGTTTCTCCTCATTCTGGCGAAACGTAGACGAAATACTCTCGTTCAATTTTGCCTCAGTTTCATTCAATCTTAAATCAATTTGCTCACCAGCATTTATAATGAACTCAGCcatttcttgttttataaagTCAGCAAAAATGCTTACGTTTGAAGCAGACCGATTGATGAACTCTAATAAAGTAATGTTTGCCAGCGATATGTGTACATGAACGTCCTCGATGCTTTGCTGTACGTTTGTCGTCAGGTTCTCAATATGATTGGTTATCTGTTGTTCAAGCTCTCCCAGCTGGCCTTTAACATCATGCTTTAGAATGTGTAAGTCCTTTTTGTCATTCGAGTAAGCCTCACGAATATTTCCTGCAATTGCCAGTACAACATGACTTGCGTCGTTATTTCTATCGTCTTCAAATTGCTCACCACTTTCTTTAGTTTTATCCCTAATATAATGAGAAGTAATTTCCATGTCCTGGTTAGAGCTTCTCTGGTTGTGCTTAACTGTGGATTTTTCCAGAATTTCGACTCTGTATGAGATTGCTTCGACCTCATCTCGAACGTGTCTTAACTCCTACAAAACATTTCCACGTAATGCACTGTTGAACAATATCTAATCTGGTTTTGCATGCATTTGTGttccaaaatgaaataaaatgcatatccgattatttaatataatcatgGCATCCTTCTTAGTGGCGttaatataataatcaattCAAATATAGctatatgtttttctattacatagtgttgtttatttaaattgcatttttttcttttgatgaGAGGGAATTTAATTAATACGGCAAATTATGATAGTATGTGTACCTTAATTATGAAGTTGTTAAGAACTTTGACGTCCTCCTCCAATTTGCTTAGTCGTGTTGCCGCGACGGGCCTCAGTGCAATTACGCCGAACATCAAACACAACGGAATGAGCCTCATGGCGGTTCTGCTGAATAatacagaatttttttttattatataacaagctaaatgcattcattttttaGACCGATTGCGtccataatattatataattcaactgtTACGGTTATGCAAATGTAAATTATGATACAATATCCAAAACACTGTTATTACCCTTTTCTTTATATGGCGTATTAAAACACCCAATAGATAAGTAGTAGTGTGTTTTTTCCGACTTGGCTCAATTAAACACTCCGAACACAGGCGAAAACATGCGTAATAAGTTTTCATGACGTCTTTGTAAGTTGTGCATACGTAAGATCAACACTTTTTACTTTCAATCCAACACGATTAACTAGAATTTGTATTAATACCAATGAAATTTTAATTGGTTGACATTGCAATTGCCATTAACTTAATTAACTACTACTATTAACGCAATCTGTATTTAATGGCTGATATTGCAATCATCATGTACTAAATAGACTGATACTATTAATGCAATCTGTTTTGATGGCTGACTTTGCACTCATCATGTACTAAATTAAATACTACTACTTATGCAAGCTGTATTTAATGGTTGATATTGCATTCATCATGTACTAAATTAACTACTACTATTAACGCAAGATGTATAATGGCAGACATTGCAATCGCCATTAACTAAATTGACAACTACTATTTATGCAAGCTGTATTAAATGGCTGACATTGCAATCATCATGTACTAAATTGACTACTACTATTAATGCAATCTGTATTAAATGGCTGACATTGCAAACATCATGTTAATAGTCATTTAAAATCACCacaaaaagcatttattttggTCACAGTACATAGTACTACAGTACCACAAATATATAGTAACACAATTAAGGTAATGGCGGCCGACTTGgattttggcggccattttggTCGAATCAAGAGCGAGTCGTGagcttttttaaatcatattcacATTTTCtccatgtataccaagtttcaagaTTTTAACGCAATGAGCacattttttctgcaatatgACTGGACTATGTTGGTTTGCAGTTTAACAGAACATTGACACCACGGGTTTTGTTTGGACGgggtgaggggggggggggggggggtggtgaGAACGGAGACGACTGCGAGATATATTTGGCATTCGGCTCCACACGCCTGTAACTGTTCATTTGGTACTGCTAGGTCATGTTCTACTCTTGCATCATTTTAACACTAGACGCTTTATGGCTTCAGTATTAAATGTGCAGAGAAAGACTAGTTgttaaatagtaaaaaaaggaaaaaaaaaacaagtgatGTATAAACTACATTGTATGTACTTATTACTATTCCGTTGTTTATTTTCCGTATGATGACTTGTTATGATCACCATTGTTAATGaatgaatacatatattattgacGATACACTGTGTTTTGGTTGTTTAATCTAGATTTAAAAAAGGCAATCGATTCggtgaaaaaataaacaatgtgtaaaaattatctttaacaaaataacttCACGAATCCACGAATAATGGATGGCAATCTAAACCCTTTAAACTAACGAGATGCCTTAAACAGGAGTGTCCAATCTCTGCTTTGCTATTTATACTTGTTGTCGACATTCTTTCGTTAAGAAAAAAGTCTAGTGAAGATATGTAAGGAATTAATGTATTGACGAATGCATGCATTAGGCTAACACAACTCGAGAAATAATACGAcattattcataataataataataataataaaccctgttatttaaaataaatgatgaatttaGTCGTGTGTTCGGTCTGTACGTTTCTGGCATCCAAGGATACACTAAATCACAGGTGTTTTCTTCGGTAGTTAGTCGGATATGCCAACAtcctttaaataattatggaagCAACTCGTGTGGGTTAATCGTTTTATTAAAGTAAAAGGGGAATTCCTTGTATAAACTAACTggattgaatataattttatatatgttgaCGTTATATTCAAAGAAGGAAAGATTCATGAAGTATATATATAAGGTAATTGAATTCAAACCCTAATTGGATATCGGAAATTTAGCGCTTAAGCTATTCGAACAATTTGGAAACAGATATTCAATTCGTATCACTACTCAATGAGATCTAATGTAAGAACAGACTGTGCTATAAAGTAACAAAAccaatttaattttatgaatagcactaataaaatcataaaacaacttttttatttgcagaaaTTCATTTGACTTGATCTGCATACTGAATATAATTGGTTCATTTTGTGTTGAGTAAAAATAAGAAGTAATCTAATTTAACAAagttcaaattatttcatagaATAACAGCTACAAATATAAATCTTTACGCGTGGAGAATACGATCTGtgttttttgtgaaataaatataacattttgatcACTTTTTAtgcaatgtaaataaatatgttgtaaaaaatCTGGAATGCTATAACTGGTATATTCCAGAGTTGAACATCCTTTAAATCCTTCCAATATATTATGGTATAGGGGAAAACTTTACGataaactatatacatgtaatgatatcaatgataaaaaatgaaataaaataaaacgtttcttttttaaagataccaatttaaagataaaaaaacacacacacccacacacacaaatagagaaaaaaacagacaGTTGGAATGCCTATTGTTTTAAAAGTACACCGATTTTTAATCGAGATATGCATAACCTTTGTGgtgcaatgtatatatatttttttactaatgatcgGCTCATTAGAAATAGTCCAAAAAAGAATACAAGTTTTGTGATGCAATGAAACCGTGCATGTCAtgttatttgcttttattttgcCTATCAATTTCCATTTCCATATCCTACAGAGAAAATACaacacgccgtattgaaaaatccgtatcttTATAGTGTCGTTTTCTAATTCCGTATCATGCTAGTACGGTCTATTacgataggacgcttttctggtgacctgcatcacaTCTCGTTAGGTAAGTAAACAGGTATCAGTCTCGACGGATATGTGTTTATACACCGAACTCGACGCAATACTTACggaacgagacgtgatgcatgtcaccagaaaagcgcCCTATCGTAATATTCCCTATTTATGAACATTGAAAGcaacacaattattttgcataaaaacaaaaagccATTACGGGGCAATTTTATCATCACACCGTACGCCCGCtttttataagtaatatttcTTGGGGGGAAATATATCTATTTAGAAAAATGTTGTATTGCTCCTTAagaaaaagtttatttaatttgtgacattaaaagcatatttttgaTCATAGTTTAGTTTGTCTAATGATCGATGATACGATGACCCCTTTTGCTTATTTTGTATCTTAAAtactaaacaattaaaaatcaGTTTATGTAAAAACGTTTCTTCAATTTCATAAACGTTCAAAGTAAAgtgaaaagtacaaaaatggCTAAGAGTTCAAAGCAGCACCACAGATCGCTATTAAATAGCGTTCTTTGCTTATGCAACGACCTATCAGTTAACAAACCCTTAAGAAAACAACTTGTTTCTATAAAGGCAGACTCACGAGTCCAGTCatattttggttgtttttgtgcATATATAAGTAAACATATATTGCAATACATACTATAAGCTTGCTGAATACATAGTAAACGTGATTGTTTTCGCATAGCGTTTCTGAATTtgataaaagataaaatcaaatgataacgattttgttttgcaaatggaACTGTTTAAACTTCTTATACACAACAATTTGTATAAGGAAAATTCCTTATTCTGTTCCATTCAACCCCGAGTCATGTGTTTGCATCATTTTGTCTAAGGTAAAACGTATTTGACTAATACACTATTCGTTAATTGTTcgattcatttctttttttgtgctttttttttgtatctggtAGCTGCGTTCTTTAAATAGCTtaatcagttttttttcttcatttgtatTGTATTCAAGTCATTTCTGTCTCCGATTATCCTTATATACGTAGAGTGAGGAAATGGCCGTACTCACTAGCATAAGCCCCCAGTAGGCACTCGTGTTTAACTGACTATTCGAAGGCGgttatcccatcatttatcgatTAATCTATTATGATGCATGATATCTGTATGTGGTGGTTAAACGATTGTGGATTTTAGTTCCTT
Coding sequences:
- the LOC128222258 gene encoding uncharacterized protein LOC128222258; amino-acid sequence: MRLIPLCLMFGVIALRPVAATRLSKLEEDVKVLNNFIIKELRHVRDEVEAISYRVEILEKSTVKHNQRSSNQDMEITSHYIRDKTKESGEQFEDDRNNDASHVVLAIAGNIREAYSNDKKDLHILKHDVKGQLGELEQQITNHIENLTTNVQQSIEDVHVHISLANITLLEFINRSASNVSIFADFIKQEMAEFIINAGEQIDLRLNETEAKLNESISSTFRQNEEKLQRFIAITDYNVSETMLEAESIVNLIRTNFSEMSTQVTNVSLELQTIRKEVQDADERLWNSFELTSSDLGKEIASLKICLRSNIKITNDDYYYPCAKDIRLANAHQYRNGEIVGRLEVRHNDEWGALCHDTYDMYLHSGEPYITKNVNVVCRTFGFRECDYIVTSYGWHMGSKKKWMDNVKCLGTESSILECPHDGWEVKKCGRYYGYGKEVMYRLKG